From Apium graveolens cultivar Ventura chromosome 9, ASM990537v1, whole genome shotgun sequence, the proteins below share one genomic window:
- the LOC141682650 gene encoding pathogenesis-related protein 2-like, with amino-acid sequence MFISNISLNPMAPMHTRKSPALQPRYFNTSRTPAIINLKHKDLFKPSAVSSVHTCLASSSTKSVQIMDEITKNVEVRSSVTAAEMYKAMFLDMDVVIPQILPQLIKSIQILDGEGGVGTIKYLTYGQAVKATSVKQKVIVMDEEEMTYSYIVFEGDILSQEVESITNHFTVVPTDDGGCVVKLRVVFTPVASEIVPEEYIKDTIAQSFQVFKATESYIQAN; translated from the exons ATGTTTATCTCTAATATCTCCTTGAACCCAATGGCGCCCATGCATACTCGTAAATCTCCTGCCCTTCAACCTCGATACTTCAATACAAGTAGAACCCCCGCTATCATTAATTTAAAACACAAAGATCTTTTCAAGCCATCAGCTGTTTCAAGTGTACATACTTGCTTGGCTTCAAGTAGCACCAAATCAGTACAAATAATGGATGAAATTACGAAAAATGTGGAGGTACGTTCAAGCGTCACAGCAGCTGAAATGTACAAGGCCATGTTTCTTGACATGGACGTAGTTATTCCCCAAATTCTACCTCAACTCATCAAATCCATCCAAATCCTTGACGGTGAGGGTGGTGTTGGAACCATCAAGTACCTCACTTACGGCCAAG CTGTGAAAGCAACGAGCGTGAAGCAAAAGGTAATTGTTATGGATGAGGAGGAAATGACATACAGTTACATTGTGTTCGAAGGCGACATTTTATCGCAAGAAGTGGAGTCGATCACAAATCATTTCACAGTTGTGCCTACCGATGACGGAGGTTGCGTTGTCAAGTTGAGGGTTGTGTTTACACCGGTTGCTAGTGAAATTGTACCGGAAGAGTATATTAAAGACACCATTGCTCAGTCATTTCAGGTCTTCAAGGCTACTGAATCTTACATCCAAGCTAACTAA